A genome region from Marmota flaviventris isolate mMarFla1 unplaced genomic scaffold, mMarFla1.hap1 Scaffold_55, whole genome shotgun sequence includes the following:
- the LOC139704384 gene encoding GSK-3-binding protein FRAT2-like, with product MPCWREEEEEAGEEAEAEEEDDDSFLLLEQSVTLGGSGEVDRLVAQIGQTLQLDATQDSPASPCVSSGPPLQPPAALPADKARFPAVPLLLRPASAEAGGPAPPGALRCALGDRGRVRGRAAPYCVAELASGPSALPGRCRRGWLRGAGASRRIQQRRWTQAGASAGDDDPHRLLQQLVLSGNLIKEAVRRLQRAVAAVAATSPTGASGPGGGRSGPDPVVLQTSSALL from the coding sequence ATGCCGtgctggagggaggaggaagaggaagccgGCGAGGAAGcggaggcggaggaggaggacGACGACAGCTTCCTCCTGCTGGAGCAGTCGGTGACTCTGGGCGGCTCGGGCGAGGTGGACCGACTGGTGGCCCAGATCGGCCAGACGTTGCAGCTGGACGCGACTCAAGACAGTCCGGCCTCCCCGTGCGTGTCCTCAGGGCCGCCGCTACAGCCCCCGGCGGCGCTGCCGGCGGACAAGGCCCGGTTCCCGGCCGTTCCTCTGCTGCTGCGACCCGCGTCGGCCGAAGCTGGGGGGCCCGCGCCCCCGGGAGCCCTACGCTGTGCCCTCGGGGACCGCGGTCGCGTGCGGGGTCGCGCTGCGCCCTATTGCGTGGCAGAGCTCGCCTCAGGCCCCAGCGCACTACCCGGGCGGTGCAGGCGAGGATGGCTCCGTGGCGCCGGCGCCTCCCGGCGCATTCAACAGCGACGGTGGACCCAGGCCGGAGCAAGCGCGGGCGATGACGACCCCCACCGCCTCCTGCAACAGCTGGTGCTGTCGGGAAACCTCATTAAGGAAGCAGTGAGGAGGCTCCAGCGAGCCGTCGCCGCGGTTGCGGCCACCAGCCCCACGGGTGCCTCTGGGCCCGGTGGCGGACGCAGCGGACCGGACCCCGTCGTCCTGCAGACCTCGAGCGCCTTGCTCTGA